A region from the Dendropsophus ebraccatus isolate aDenEbr1 chromosome 1, aDenEbr1.pat, whole genome shotgun sequence genome encodes:
- the LOC138789485 gene encoding polymeric immunoglobulin receptor-like: MGLYRLLLMLLTPGLISAYRITGEVGDSLVLPCLNPVTKDTSRACWGRGTCSNTGCNFPVASADGSRVTWTKSARYQINGDITNGELPLTITDVTLDDSGVYCCRVRIQNLGIDLKKEIDVEIHNPMMPNNLVRGSVDDTLTLPCKYSVDEGPKEVCWGKGSCPISGCKNDILTTDGTSVTWVESRRYKLLGNMTKGDVSLTISGLTKDQEGTYCCRVRVPGVFNDIKHEIKLEIKDVYLVRGSLKDNLVLPCSYDSDSGTSPTCWGHGHCGLFSCPKKILQSDGYEVTWEKSKRYHLAGNMANGNVSLTIESANVDDGGVYCCRVEVPGLLNDIKKEIRVEIRDADHLTGLIGDSVTLPCKYNVSEGTSPMCWGRGTCPMYKCTDAIVSTNGDDVSWRESEKYRLTRDIKTGDVSLTIQQVTKEDEGMYCCRVEVPGLFNDKMKEINLEVKDDGFQKVKH; encoded by the exons ATGGGGCTGTACAggctgctgctgatgctcctaaCCCCAG GCCTGATATCGGCTTACCGTATTACAGGAGAAGTCGGCGATTCCCTGGTTTTACCCTGCTTGAACCCTGTAACCAAAGACACAAGTCGGGCATGTTGGGGAAGGGGAACCTGTTCAAATACCGGATGTAACTTTCCAGTAGCCTCAGCCGATGGGAGCAGAGTGACCTGGACAAAATCTGCGAGATACCAGATAAATGGGGATATTACTAATGGAGAGCTACCGCTGACCATCACCGATGTGACCCTGGATGATTCAGGAGTGTACTGCTGCCGGGTGAGGATCCAGAATCTTGGGATCGATCTTAAGAAAGAGATCGATGTGGAGATACACAACC CCATGATGCCAAACAATCTTGTACGAGGGTCAGTGGACGATACATTGACTTTACCCTGCAAGTATTCGGTTGATGAAGGCCCAAAAGAAGTATGCTGGGGGAAAGGCAGCTGTCCTATCTCTGGCTGCAAAAACGACATCCTCACAACTGATGGCACCAGTGTGACCTGGGTCGAATCCAGAAGATACAAATTATTAGGGAATATGACAAAGGGCGACGTATCCCTAACCATCAGCGGGTTGACAAAGGATCAGGAGGGAACCTATTGCTGCCGTGTTCGGGTCCCAGGAGTGTTCAATGACATTAAACATGAGATAAAACTGGAGATAAAAGACG TCTATCTTGTGAGAGGGTCACTGAAGGATAACCTGGTACTGCCATGCTCATACGACAGTGATAGTGGCACAAGCCCAACATGCTGGGGTCACGGTCATTGCGGTCTGTTCTCATGTCCCAAAAAGATCCTCCAAAGTGATGGCTATGAAGTGACCTGGGAAAAATCTAAAAGATATCATTTGGCTGGGAACATGGCAAACGGGAATGTGTCCCTAACCATCGAATCAGCAaatgtggatgatggtggagtcTACTGCTGCAGAGTCGAGGTGCCCGGACTCCTTAACGATATAAAGAAGGAAATACGTGTAGAGATACGTGACG CTGACCATTTGACGGGACTTATAGGTGATAGCGTGACTTTACCCTGTAAGTACAATGTCAGCGAGGGCACATCCCCTATGTGCTGGGGTCGAGGCACTTGCCCAATGTATAAATGTACCGATGCCATTGTCTCAACCAATGGCGATGATGTGTCCTGGAGGGAGTCCGAAAAATACAGGCTGACAAGGGACATAAAGACTGGAGATGTGTCTCTGACCATCCAGCAAGTGACAAAGGAGGACGAAGGAATGTACTGCTGCCGTGTGGAGGTGCCAGGACTTTTCAATGACAAGATGAAGGAAATCAATTTGGAAGTGAAGGATG ATGGATTCCAAAAAGTAAAACACTGA